The DNA segment GCCGCCCAGCGCAAGGATGAGCGAGAGGTGATTCATGGCCGGGTGACCATGCGACAGGAAACAATGGGTGCGTTGCATGGTGGGTTTGTAACCAAAACCCGCGGCGAAGGCAATGGAAAAGGGCAGGGCGGCTCAGACCGCGCGGAAGGTGAACGCGCCGTAGCCCACGACGCGGTTTTTCGATCCGGCGGTGTCGCCGGAGTTGCGCAGATCGGCGGTGGCAGCCTTGAACTGGCGGTGCTTGACGGTTTGCAGCCAGCCCTGAATGGCCAGGCGCCCGCAGGCTTGCGGGGGATGGATGCGGTCAGGCTCCAACGCCTCGATGGCGTCCGCCGTGGTGCGGTCCAGGCGGCAGGCCGCCGCGTAATCCAGGTAATGGCTCAGGTCCGAGCTGATGACGAAGGCGGTTTCCGGCCCGCCCCAGAGCGCGTCAATCACTGCCGCGACCTCGTCCGGATCGGCATCGCCCACCACCACCGGCACGATGCTGAATTGGGGCAGCAGACATTGCAGGAACGGCAGTTCCACCTCCAGGCAATGTTCTTCTTCAT comes from the Verrucomicrobiota bacterium genome and includes:
- the amrB gene encoding AmmeMemoRadiSam system protein B; amino-acid sequence: MKSKQSSPIRRAAVAGTFYEGNPARLRSSVEAYLQSGQPLTDPPPKGVIAPHAGYVYSGPIAGSAFGHWSAAKDTIRKVILLGPSHYVAFDGLALSRATQWETPLGLVPVDTAGTEAIAGLKSVHFNEAAHEEEHCLEVELPFLQCLLPQFSIVPVVVGDADPDEVAAVIDALWGGPETAFVISSDLSHYLDYAAACRLDRTTADAIEALEPDRIHPPQACGRLAIQGWLQTVKHRQFKAATADLRNSGDTAGSKNRVVGYGAFTFRAV